Sequence from the Bacteroidota bacterium genome:
AACTGCTCAACGAGGTCGTCGAATGGATGCGGGCGTTGCCGCCAGTAGGCGTGTATGCCGTCGTCTTCGTCGTGGCCTACCTCGAAAACCTCGTCCCGCCGATCTGGGGCGACTCAGTGGTCGTGTTCGGCGGCTACCTTGTCGGCCTCGGCAGCGTGGGCTTCGTACCGACGGTCGTGGTGTCAACCCTCGGTGGGGCGCTCGGGTTTATGACGATGTATGGCCTTGGCTGGCGCTTCGACGAGCGGGTGTGGGAGGAGGGGCGCCTCGCCTGGATCCCGCGCGGTCCGGTCGAGCGGGTGCAGAAGTGGATGCGGCGATGGGGCTATGGGCTGGTGCTGGCAAACCGCTTCGTGAGCGGAGCACGGAGCGTGGTGCCGCTCGTCGTTGGCAGCGCCCGGATGCCCGTCGGCCCGACGGCGGCGTGCGCCACGGTGAGCGCCTTCGTCTGGTGTCTGTTGCTTGTGTGGGGTGGCTACGTCCTCGGCGACCAGTGGGAGCGGGTCGGCGACTACCTCCAGGCGTACGGCCAGGTGATATCCGGCCTCGTCGTCGCGCTTGGCGTGGCGTGGGGTGGGCGCTGGCTCTGGCGTCGGCGCGAGGGGCGTCGGCGCAGGGGGAAACCAGAGCGGGGTCAAGAATCGGCAAAGGACCAGCCCTAGCGTCCGGCGTCGTTGACAGCGCTGCCACAGCGCCGTACTTTAGTCACCCTTGTGCAACGTCAAAAGCCTGCCCCTAAGGTAGGCTCTCTTGTTTGCAGGCGTTCCGCTGGCGTAGCTCAGTTGGTAGAGCAGCTGATTTGTAATCAGCAGGTCGGGGGTTCGAGTCCCTCCGCCAGCTCTGCTCGCCGCGCGCCCGCATGCCGTGACAACGGCACGCCGCTGTTCTTTCTGCGATTGCACACCCGGGCAGGTGGCCGAGTGGTTAAAGGCGACAGACTGTAAATCTGTTCTCGTAAGAGTACGGAGGTTCGAATCCTTCCCTGCCCACACTTCAGAAGTGCGAAGTAAGAAGTGCGAAGTCCGAAGTGTTGCTTCGGTGTTTCCATTTCGCCTCTCGCCCTTCGCCTGCGGGAGTAGCTCAGTTGGTAGAGCATCAGCCTTCCAAGCTGAGGGTCGCGGGTTCGAGTCCCGTCTCCCGCTCAAGGCACTAGCGGTTTGTAATTTTTGATTTTCGGTTGGGTGGCAACTCGATCCTGAACAATCGAAAAT
This genomic interval carries:
- a CDS encoding DedA family protein, whose translation is MLELLNEVVEWMRALPPVGVYAVVFVVAYLENLVPPIWGDSVVVFGGYLVGLGSVGFVPTVVVSTLGGALGFMTMYGLGWRFDERVWEEGRLAWIPRGPVERVQKWMRRWGYGLVLANRFVSGARSVVPLVVGSARMPVGPTAACATVSAFVWCLLLVWGGYVLGDQWERVGDYLQAYGQVISGLVVALGVAWGGRWLWRRREGRRRRGKPERGQESAKDQP